A window from Branchiostoma lanceolatum isolate klBraLanc5 chromosome 9, klBraLanc5.hap2, whole genome shotgun sequence encodes these proteins:
- the LOC136441691 gene encoding uncharacterized protein, which translates to MQRWYRLALAGGRDASAIQPPGTVQQPTEEPPVEEFCGNRSLPALRHGHFNCTSIAYYNIHVRMCSARCHVGYRTDDAGLLFCNRGRWAPIRPEVLSTLVGVGRAADTMPNTDPRVF; encoded by the exons ATGCAGAGGTGGTACCGGCTGGCGCTGGCCGGAGGGCGGGACGCATCGGCGATACAGCCGCCGGGAACCGTGCAGCAGCCGACCGAGGAGCCTCCTGTGGAGGAGT TTTGCGGAAACAGGTCACTCCCTGCCTTACGTCACGGCCACTTCAACTGCACCAGCATCGCCTACTACAACATCCacgtgcgcatgtgcagtgccaGGTGTCACGTGGGCTACCGGACCGATGACGCAGGCCTGCTGTTCTGCAACCGCGGCCGATGGGCGCCGATCAGACCCGAAGTCCTGTCGACACTCGTCGGCGTCGGTCGGGCTGCCGACACGATGCCGAACACCGACCCTCGGGTGTTCTAG